One Halovivax ruber XH-70 genomic region harbors:
- a CDS encoding ATP-dependent DNA helicase, which translates to MEAWRALFGHDEPYDEQVDGIETAIETARDGGYTVIEGACGTGKTMLSLSAGLSLVRDPDSTYERVLVLTSVKQQLRQFETDLRTINENLPDEHEPVSGLTLVGKADVCPYNREHAAGFDDSVVYDRCETLRDRTRDLTGEGGSTTTGDLTAQARSQQVGLADSGRRDRGVRLLETAGETAPFAPDMPEYDDGRSGVEYCPFYAQYLDDLPAEGEGSPAEAVPFDLTSAGMVTPDDLVAKSVRHGTCPHSVMGAALGEVEVVIGNYYHAFDPTTLSAFTGALASEETFVVCDEAHMLEPRVRDLVSDGVADATIRDAVTELSRVIRPVRYEREGRETEGGSKTADAELVRAELAGSDVSFEELEATLEFLQDLRTELDRRVEAHLDTESPGWRSDLTTLSDDEIPLRDPSEPAVDALSEWAERAGYTDIHWVRSESVGAVVARILNEAEDEERTRAAPAVGRLLGEWNRRGHTDYFREIELERTWDETEPDDSWRRAYTARLSLHNCVPSGAIGERLAAFGGGVLMSATLAPMDAFAEVTGLRYLEDEADRPIVERRYGLHFPEENRESFAVAAPKFTYDNRGSPGGAGDEAHGVADDTTPTRRVYADALAEIAALPGNVLVGMPSYAEAEWAAGRLEANLDGKPVLLDVASDHVATESLKDEFFAGDGKVLVTSLRGTLTEGVDYGGDRLNAAVVCGVPIVNTSSPRTQAVRRAYDDEFGAGFEYALTVPAVRKARQALGRVIRSPEDVGARVFLDERYARESWDSVRGYLPNADEYQPVSPDMLELGLDRVRAQLETE; encoded by the coding sequence ATGGAAGCGTGGCGGGCGCTGTTCGGTCACGACGAGCCCTACGACGAGCAGGTCGACGGCATCGAGACCGCAATCGAGACGGCTCGTGACGGTGGCTACACCGTGATCGAGGGCGCCTGCGGGACGGGCAAGACGATGCTCTCGCTGTCGGCCGGGCTCTCGCTGGTGCGCGATCCCGACTCGACGTACGAGCGCGTCCTCGTCCTGACGAGCGTCAAGCAGCAGTTACGCCAGTTCGAGACCGATCTGCGGACGATCAACGAGAACTTGCCCGACGAACACGAGCCGGTCTCAGGGCTCACACTGGTCGGGAAGGCGGACGTCTGTCCGTACAATCGCGAACACGCCGCCGGCTTCGACGACAGCGTCGTCTACGACCGGTGTGAGACCCTCCGCGACCGCACCCGCGATCTGACGGGCGAGGGCGGCTCGACCACGACCGGCGACCTCACCGCCCAGGCGCGGAGCCAGCAGGTCGGCCTCGCCGACAGTGGCCGACGCGATCGCGGCGTTCGCCTCCTCGAGACGGCCGGCGAGACCGCCCCGTTCGCTCCCGACATGCCCGAGTACGACGACGGGCGCAGCGGCGTCGAGTACTGCCCGTTCTACGCGCAGTACCTGGACGACCTACCCGCTGAGGGCGAGGGCTCGCCGGCCGAGGCAGTGCCGTTCGATCTGACGAGTGCCGGGATGGTGACCCCGGATGACCTCGTGGCGAAGTCGGTCCGACACGGCACCTGCCCGCACTCGGTGATGGGCGCGGCACTCGGCGAGGTCGAGGTCGTGATCGGCAACTACTACCACGCATTCGATCCGACGACGCTCTCGGCCTTTACGGGCGCACTCGCCAGTGAGGAGACCTTCGTCGTCTGCGACGAGGCGCACATGCTCGAACCGCGTGTTCGCGACCTCGTGAGCGACGGCGTGGCCGACGCGACGATCCGCGACGCCGTCACGGAACTCTCGCGGGTGATCCGGCCCGTCCGCTACGAGCGCGAGGGCCGGGAGACGGAAGGCGGGTCGAAGACGGCGGATGCGGAGCTCGTCCGCGCGGAACTGGCCGGCTCAGACGTCTCGTTCGAGGAACTGGAGGCCACCCTCGAGTTCCTGCAGGACCTGCGCACGGAACTCGATCGTCGGGTCGAGGCCCACCTCGACACCGAATCGCCGGGCTGGCGCTCCGATCTGACGACGCTCTCGGACGACGAAATCCCTCTTCGGGACCCGTCAGAGCCGGCCGTCGACGCCCTCTCGGAGTGGGCCGAACGGGCGGGCTACACCGATATCCACTGGGTCCGGTCGGAGTCCGTCGGGGCCGTCGTCGCTCGCATCCTGAACGAAGCCGAAGACGAAGAGCGGACGAGGGCAGCACCCGCTGTCGGGCGGCTCCTGGGTGAGTGGAATCGACGGGGCCACACCGACTACTTCCGCGAGATCGAACTCGAACGGACGTGGGACGAGACCGAACCCGACGACTCGTGGCGACGCGCGTACACGGCTCGACTCTCCCTGCACAACTGCGTCCCGAGCGGTGCCATCGGCGAACGGCTGGCCGCGTTCGGCGGCGGCGTCCTGATGAGCGCGACGCTCGCCCCGATGGACGCCTTCGCGGAGGTGACGGGACTGCGCTATCTCGAAGACGAGGCGGATCGCCCGATCGTGGAACGCCGCTACGGCCTCCACTTCCCCGAGGAAAACCGCGAGAGCTTCGCCGTCGCCGCACCCAAGTTCACCTACGACAACCGCGGGTCCCCGGGCGGGGCTGGCGACGAGGCCCACGGCGTCGCGGACGACACGACGCCGACCCGCCGCGTGTACGCCGACGCCCTGGCCGAAATCGCCGCCCTGCCCGGCAACGTCCTCGTCGGGATGCCGAGCTACGCCGAAGCCGAGTGGGCGGCGGGCAGACTCGAAGCGAACCTCGACGGCAAACCCGTCCTCCTCGACGTCGCCAGCGACCACGTGGCCACCGAGTCGCTGAAAGACGAGTTCTTCGCGGGTGACGGGAAGGTGCTGGTCACCAGTCTCCGCGGGACGCTCACCGAGGGCGTGGACTACGGCGGCGACCGACTGAACGCGGCGGTCGTCTGCGGCGTCCCGATCGTCAACACGTCGAGTCCGCGCACGCAAGCGGTTCGGCGGGCCTACGACGACGAATTCGGCGCCGGCTTCGAGTACGCGCTGACGGTTCCGGCGGTTCGAAAGGCGAGACAGGCGCTCGGACGCGTCATCCGGAGCCCCGAGGATGTCGGCGCTCGAGTCTTTCTCGACGAACGCTACGCGCGCGAATCGTGGGATTCGGTTCGGGGCTATCTCCCCAACGCCGACGAGTACCAGCCCGTGAGTCCGGACATGCTCGAACTGGGCCTGGACCGCGTCCGTGCACAACTCGAAACGGAGTGA
- a CDS encoding CBS domain-containing protein yields MEVREIMSSPVVTVGVDATLDEAVETMLAHRVGSVLVVDDGLVGIVTESDILAAVFEAEATLSELAVAEVMSSELVTTTSTTSVKAAIRTMEVEGVKRLPIRGGTKPLGIVTLTDIAWHLPDRLRERPGLSTRRQGQRRDGR; encoded by the coding sequence ATGGAAGTCCGTGAGATAATGTCGTCGCCGGTGGTGACGGTCGGCGTCGACGCCACGCTCGACGAGGCGGTCGAGACGATGCTCGCCCACCGCGTCGGCAGCGTCCTCGTCGTGGACGACGGCCTCGTGGGAATCGTCACGGAGTCGGATATCCTGGCCGCGGTATTCGAGGCGGAAGCGACGCTCTCGGAACTCGCCGTCGCCGAGGTGATGAGCAGCGAGTTGGTGACGACAACGTCGACGACCAGCGTGAAGGCCGCCATCCGCACGATGGAGGTCGAGGGAGTCAAACGACTCCCGATCCGCGGCGGCACGAAACCCCTCGGCATCGTCACGCTCACCGACATCGCCTGGCATCTCCCCGACCGCTTGCGAGAGCGGCCGGGCCTGTCGACGCGTCGGCAGGGGCAACGCCGTGACGGTCGGTGA
- a CDS encoding GIY-YIG nuclease family protein yields MSRHVVYVLHCADGTLYTGYTTDLDRRVAEHNAGEGAKYTRSRTPVEVVHVERFDSRSAAMSREYEIKQYSRRRKERLVGFS; encoded by the coding sequence ATGTCCCGGCACGTCGTCTACGTCCTCCACTGTGCCGACGGGACGCTCTATACCGGATATACGACGGATCTCGACCGACGCGTCGCCGAGCACAACGCCGGCGAGGGGGCGAAGTACACACGCTCGCGAACGCCCGTCGAGGTCGTCCACGTCGAGCGATTCGACTCGCGATCGGCGGCGATGTCCAGAGAGTACGAGATCAAACAGTATTCGCGACGCCGAAAGGAGCGCCTCGTCGGTTTCTCGTAG
- a CDS encoding NADPH-dependent FMN reductase: MRSPPTVLAVVGSLREDSYTRTALRYVLQAAADAGAETHLLDLREYDLPVYDPDRNEQGDSSTVKRLVRDADAVALGTPVYHGSYSGALKNFHDYCGWDEYEDTTVGLLATAGGGSYGSTLEHMRATVRNVHGWTLPHQVGIRNASDAFVAEPDAIDGRAFRDAALEERVETLGERLVEYAFIDEQCVQPTAADD; this comes from the coding sequence ATGAGGTCCCCACCGACCGTCCTCGCCGTCGTCGGTAGTCTTCGCGAGGACAGCTACACGCGAACCGCCCTCCGATACGTCCTCCAGGCGGCTGCGGACGCCGGCGCCGAGACGCACCTCCTCGATCTTCGCGAGTACGACCTTCCCGTCTACGACCCAGACCGAAACGAACAGGGCGACAGTTCCACCGTCAAACGACTCGTCCGCGACGCCGACGCCGTCGCACTCGGCACGCCCGTCTATCACGGCTCGTACTCGGGCGCACTGAAGAATTTCCACGACTACTGCGGATGGGACGAGTACGAAGACACCACCGTCGGTCTGCTCGCCACCGCCGGCGGCGGGAGTTACGGCTCGACGCTCGAACATATGCGCGCAACCGTTCGGAACGTCCACGGCTGGACCCTGCCGCATCAGGTCGGGATCAGGAACGCGAGCGACGCCTTCGTCGCCGAGCCGGACGCCATCGACGGCCGTGCGTTCCGCGACGCGGCGCTCGAAGAACGCGTCGAGACGCTCGGCGAACGGCTCGTCGAGTACGCGTTCATCGACGAGCAGTGTGTCCAGCCGACCGCCGCCGACGACTGA
- the aspS gene encoding aspartate--tRNA(Asn) ligase: MQDRTYIDDCEPTESTTTIAGHVHEIRDLGGIQFVLIRDRTGRCQVVVKDDEHPALTDRVDDLGREDVVRVTGDLVVAEQAPGGVELFPDELVVLDAAATDLPLEIAKAVDADRSTRLDHRAIDVRSPETRAIFSLRSKVIVSLRSWFRDAAYEEVETPTITAAGAEGGAELFPVVYYDREAVLSQSPQLYKQVLVAAGFDRLFEFGTAFRAEAFATSRHVSEISMLDVELGYIEDHHDVMDVQEASLRHALDELRTRADRELTRLDVDLTVPTDPFPRITFEEARELLATEYDHEPEDPTDLDTRGERLLGEYFAERGQPAVFVVGYPEEKFYYRQDVPDDEIASRKFDLLYRGLELSSGGQREHDVDRLRERMVERGLELADFEFYLEGLSYGTPPHGGFGLGIDRLVQQIADLDHVSEAILFPRDPGRLAP, from the coding sequence ATGCAAGACAGAACGTACATCGACGACTGCGAACCGACCGAATCGACGACGACCATCGCGGGCCACGTCCACGAGATCCGCGACCTCGGCGGCATCCAGTTCGTCCTGATCAGGGACCGAACCGGTCGCTGTCAGGTGGTCGTGAAAGACGACGAGCACCCGGCTCTCACAGATCGGGTCGACGATCTGGGACGGGAGGACGTCGTTCGCGTCACCGGCGACCTCGTCGTGGCCGAGCAGGCGCCGGGCGGGGTGGAACTCTTCCCAGACGAACTCGTGGTTCTCGACGCGGCCGCGACCGACCTCCCGCTCGAAATCGCGAAAGCCGTCGACGCGGATCGCTCGACACGACTGGACCATCGTGCCATCGACGTGCGCAGTCCGGAAACCCGGGCGATCTTTTCGCTGCGGTCGAAAGTGATCGTTTCGCTCCGGTCGTGGTTCCGCGACGCGGCGTACGAGGAGGTGGAGACGCCGACGATTACGGCTGCGGGTGCCGAGGGTGGAGCGGAACTGTTCCCCGTGGTGTACTACGACCGGGAGGCCGTGCTCTCGCAGAGCCCACAGCTCTACAAGCAGGTCCTCGTCGCTGCGGGGTTCGACCGACTCTTCGAGTTCGGCACCGCGTTCCGCGCGGAGGCGTTTGCCACGTCCCGCCACGTCTCGGAAATCTCGATGCTCGATGTGGAACTCGGCTACATCGAGGACCATCACGACGTGATGGACGTTCAGGAGGCGTCCCTGCGACACGCACTCGATGAGCTCAGGACGCGGGCTGACCGCGAACTGACACGACTGGACGTCGACCTCACCGTCCCCACGGACCCGTTCCCCCGGATCACCTTCGAGGAAGCAAGGGAACTCCTCGCGACGGAGTACGATCACGAACCCGAGGACCCGACGGACCTCGACACCCGCGGCGAACGCCTGCTCGGCGAGTACTTCGCCGAACGCGGTCAGCCGGCCGTGTTCGTGGTTGGGTATCCCGAGGAGAAGTTCTACTATCGCCAGGACGTCCCGGATGATGAGATCGCCTCACGAAAGTTCGACCTGCTCTACCGAGGGCTCGAACTCTCCTCGGGCGGCCAGCGCGAACACGACGTCGACCGACTCCGCGAGCGGATGGTCGAGCGCGGCCTCGAACTCGCGGACTTCGAGTTCTACCTGGAGGGACTCAGCTACGGGACGCCGCCCCACGGCGGCTTCGGACTCGGTATCGACCGGCTCGTTCAGCAGATCGCCGACCTGGACCACGTATCGGAGGCGATCCTCTTCCCGCGAGATCCGGGCCGGCTGGCGCCCTGA
- a CDS encoding thiamine pyrophosphate-binding protein — MRVSTAVVDRLAESGIEAVFGIPGKQTLPLNEAIGGRDDVRFVMARHETAVSHQAWGYAETSGKTAATVVVPGPGDMNAMNGLKNAYNDCTPLVHIAVETEPEIRGGEGIHETPPDTYDNVVKENVLVERPEGAVAALEEAIAIAETAPTGPVRVGIPKNFLGKDVAVAEPPEFSRDGPSGAAEGDVAAAADLLADADEPVVIAGGGVRSADASVDLEAVATRLDAPVVTTYKGKGTIPADHPLSAGTLSGSAPPALLSLLAEADAALAVGTNFDAVATRAWSVDVPDELVHVTLDPDDLGTGYEPAVSLLADAADALPAIGEALAERDVAGPTGADETPGSDRAAAVRDDFAERIAELQVTDIPLTSVAALETVRDALPRDTVVAADAGGFRVWGLNAFPAYGPRSYVNPGSWATMGTGLPSGIGAQVANPDDDVVVLTGDGGFMMCIHEIHTAVAEDLPLTIVVFRNEDYAIISEEAERSYALAESAYGWPDAPIDFVAMAESMGMTARRAEGRNAVAEAVTEAVSADEPVLVEVPTDPHEPQASEWLAE; from the coding sequence ATGCGCGTGAGTACTGCGGTCGTCGACCGGCTCGCCGAGAGCGGGATCGAGGCCGTCTTCGGGATCCCGGGGAAGCAGACGTTGCCGTTGAACGAAGCGATCGGCGGGCGTGACGACGTCCGGTTCGTCATGGCTCGCCACGAGACCGCCGTCTCGCACCAGGCGTGGGGCTACGCCGAGACCAGCGGGAAGACTGCGGCGACGGTCGTCGTTCCAGGGCCGGGTGACATGAACGCGATGAACGGGCTGAAGAACGCGTACAACGACTGTACGCCGCTGGTCCACATCGCCGTCGAGACGGAACCCGAGATCCGCGGCGGCGAGGGTATCCACGAGACGCCGCCGGACACCTACGACAACGTCGTCAAGGAGAACGTCCTCGTCGAACGCCCGGAAGGCGCGGTTGCGGCGCTCGAGGAGGCCATCGCCATCGCCGAGACGGCCCCGACGGGTCCCGTCCGGGTGGGCATTCCGAAGAACTTCCTCGGAAAGGACGTGGCCGTGGCCGAGCCGCCCGAATTTTCGCGGGACGGGCCGTCCGGCGCCGCGGAGGGGGACGTCGCGGCCGCCGCGGACCTCCTCGCCGACGCCGACGAACCGGTCGTCATCGCCGGCGGTGGCGTCCGATCGGCGGACGCGAGCGTCGACCTGGAGGCCGTCGCGACGCGACTCGACGCGCCCGTCGTGACCACCTACAAGGGCAAGGGAACGATCCCGGCCGATCACCCGCTCTCGGCCGGCACGCTCTCGGGGAGTGCCCCGCCGGCCCTCCTCTCCTTACTCGCCGAGGCGGACGCTGCACTCGCCGTCGGAACGAACTTCGACGCGGTCGCGACCCGCGCCTGGTCTGTCGACGTGCCCGACGAGCTGGTCCACGTCACGCTCGACCCGGACGATCTGGGAACGGGCTACGAACCAGCCGTCAGCCTCCTGGCGGACGCTGCCGATGCGCTCCCGGCCATCGGGGAGGCGCTCGCCGAGCGCGACGTCGCCGGCCCGACCGGCGCCGACGAGACGCCAGGTTCCGACCGCGCGGCGGCCGTCCGCGACGACTTCGCCGAACGTATCGCCGAGTTGCAGGTGACCGACATCCCACTCACCTCCGTCGCTGCACTCGAAACCGTCCGCGACGCCCTCCCCCGCGACACCGTCGTCGCGGCCGACGCCGGCGGCTTCCGCGTCTGGGGGCTCAACGCCTTCCCCGCCTACGGCCCGCGATCCTACGTCAACCCCGGCTCCTGGGCGACGATGGGAACCGGCCTCCCGTCGGGGATCGGCGCGCAGGTCGCGAACCCGGACGACGACGTCGTCGTCCTCACCGGCGACGGCGGGTTCATGATGTGCATCCACGAGATCCACACCGCCGTCGCCGAGGACCTCCCGCTCACGATCGTCGTCTTCCGCAACGAGGACTACGCGATCATCAGCGAGGAGGCCGAACGCTCCTACGCACTCGCCGAGAGCGCCTACGGCTGGCCCGACGCGCCGATCGACTTCGTCGCGATGGCCGAGAGCATGGGGATGACTGCGAGGCGGGCTGAGGGCCGCAATGCGGTGGCCGAGGCGGTCACGGAGGCCGTTTCGGCGGACGAACCGGTCCTCGTCGAGGTGCCCACGGACCCGCACGAACCGCAGGCGAGCGAGTGGCTCGCGGAGTAA
- the fni gene encoding type 2 isopentenyl-diphosphate Delta-isomerase gives MPETADRKDDHIRIIEEEDVETSGTGFADVELVHEALPEIHRDEIDQSVTLFGHELSAPIVIESMTGGHPNTTKLNRNLAAAAQETGIAMGVGSQRAGLELDDPDLLESYTVVRDVAPDAVLYGNIGAAQLDEYGVAEVERAVEMIDADAMAIHLNFLQEAVQPEGDVDARGCLEAIERVAEGLSVPVVVKETGNGISGKTAERLTDAGVDAIDVAGRGGTTWSGIEAYRARAVGADRQAAVGERFRRWGLPTAISTIEAADVHDCVIASGGVRSGLDIAKAIALGARAGGLAKPFLGPAAEGTDAVVDLIETLQLELETAMFVTGSQQVADLRTAEHVVLGRTKTYLSERAP, from the coding sequence ATGCCCGAGACAGCCGATCGAAAGGACGACCACATTCGGATCATCGAAGAAGAAGACGTCGAGACGAGCGGGACCGGCTTCGCCGACGTGGAACTGGTTCACGAGGCGCTGCCGGAGATCCACCGCGACGAGATCGACCAGTCTGTCACGCTGTTCGGGCACGAACTGTCGGCGCCGATCGTCATCGAGAGCATGACGGGCGGCCACCCGAACACGACGAAGCTCAACCGCAACCTGGCCGCGGCCGCCCAGGAGACGGGAATCGCGATGGGCGTCGGCAGCCAGCGCGCCGGTCTCGAGCTCGACGACCCCGACCTGCTCGAATCCTACACCGTCGTGCGCGACGTCGCCCCGGATGCCGTTCTCTACGGAAACATCGGCGCCGCCCAGCTCGACGAGTACGGCGTGGCCGAGGTCGAACGCGCCGTCGAGATGATCGACGCCGACGCGATGGCGATCCACCTCAACTTCCTCCAGGAGGCCGTCCAGCCGGAGGGTGACGTCGACGCACGTGGCTGTCTCGAGGCGATCGAGCGGGTCGCCGAGGGGCTCTCCGTGCCCGTCGTCGTCAAAGAGACCGGCAACGGTATCTCGGGGAAGACGGCCGAGCGACTCACCGATGCCGGTGTCGACGCCATCGACGTCGCCGGGCGGGGCGGCACGACCTGGTCCGGTATCGAGGCCTACCGAGCCCGCGCCGTGGGGGCGGATCGGCAGGCAGCGGTCGGCGAGCGATTCCGCCGCTGGGGCCTGCCGACGGCCATCAGCACGATCGAGGCGGCCGACGTCCACGACTGCGTGATCGCCAGCGGCGGCGTCCGCTCCGGCCTCGACATCGCGAAGGCGATCGCGCTCGGTGCCCGCGCCGGCGGGCTCGCGAAACCGTTCCTCGGACCGGCAGCCGAGGGGACCGACGCCGTCGTCGACCTGATCGAGACGCTGCAACTGGAACTCGAGACCGCGATGTTCGTCACCGGCTCGCAGCAGGTGGCAGATCTCCGGACGGCGGAGCACGTCGTGCTCGGTCGAACGAAGACGTACCTGTCCGAACGCGCGCCGTGA
- the rpiA gene encoding ribose-5-phosphate isomerase RpiA, whose translation MKAGDGSAEAKRRAGHAAADAVEDGTVVGLGTGSTAAYAIEAIGRAVENGLDVHGVATSAESAQLARESGIPLTTLAAVDGVDLAIDGADQVADGDLIKGGGAAHTREKLIDAAADRFLVVVDDSKLADRLDWPVPVAVLQGAESVVAERLRGLGGEPTLREAERKDGPVVTDDGHLVLDCDFGEIGDPGTLATALSTIPGVVEHGLFVDLADEIYVGSADGVDVLQ comes from the coding sequence ATGAAAGCGGGTGACGGATCGGCCGAGGCGAAGCGCCGGGCGGGGCACGCGGCGGCCGACGCCGTCGAGGATGGGACGGTCGTCGGCCTCGGGACCGGGAGCACGGCGGCCTACGCCATCGAGGCGATCGGGCGGGCCGTCGAGAACGGCCTGGACGTCCACGGCGTCGCGACCTCCGCGGAGTCGGCCCAGTTGGCACGCGAGTCTGGGATCCCACTGACCACGCTGGCGGCCGTCGACGGTGTCGACCTCGCGATCGACGGCGCCGACCAGGTGGCCGACGGCGACCTGATCAAGGGCGGCGGGGCGGCCCACACGCGCGAGAAGCTGATCGACGCGGCGGCAGACCGCTTCCTCGTGGTCGTCGACGACTCGAAGCTGGCCGATCGGCTCGACTGGCCGGTCCCCGTCGCCGTCCTCCAGGGGGCCGAATCGGTCGTTGCCGAGCGCCTCCGGGGCCTCGGCGGCGAGCCCACGTTGCGCGAGGCCGAGCGAAAGGACGGCCCGGTCGTCACCGACGACGGCCACCTCGTCCTCGACTGTGACTTCGGTGAGATTGGAGATCCCGGGACGCTGGCGACGGCCCTGTCCACGATCCCGGGCGTCGTCGAACACGGCCTGTTCGTCGATCTCGCCGACGAGATCTACGTCGGCAGCGCGGACGGCGTCGACGTGTTGCAGTGA
- a CDS encoding DUF6069 family protein has protein sequence MASQFDAAGESIPTATLAVRGVVALVLALVGNGLLLGAVLAADLVASIQQLSIGPVALFTVLGVAGATLVFGLLTRRSDQPDRTFIVAAAVVLLLSFGPDYWVLQNEPGATVGAVAVLMVMHVVAAAASVVALTDRYSPIAR, from the coding sequence ATGGCATCGCAATTCGACGCCGCCGGTGAATCGATCCCGACCGCGACGCTCGCCGTCAGAGGCGTCGTCGCCCTCGTCCTCGCGCTGGTCGGCAACGGCCTCCTGCTCGGCGCCGTCCTCGCGGCCGACCTCGTCGCGTCGATTCAACAGTTGTCCATCGGCCCGGTCGCGCTCTTTACGGTCCTCGGCGTGGCCGGCGCCACGCTCGTCTTCGGGCTGCTCACGCGCCGATCCGACCAGCCAGATCGGACGTTCATCGTCGCCGCCGCGGTCGTCCTCCTCCTGTCGTTCGGCCCGGATTACTGGGTGCTCCAGAACGAACCCGGCGCGACCGTCGGCGCGGTGGCAGTGTTGATGGTCATGCACGTCGTCGCCGCGGCGGCCAGCGTCGTCGCCCTCACCGACCGCTACTCGCCGATCGCGCGATAG
- a CDS encoding DMT family transporter, which translates to MAAIRAATASALELPAQLVAVSRSLDASLFLVLSVLWGLSFPAISVGLDSLPPLFFAGLRYDVAAILLLAVAAIRIDGWVPTRRDDLAAIAAGGCFLVAGNGLLFVAQQTVPSGVAAILQSLTPIVTALLAIVLLDEHLTRVGVVGVAIGFVGVGLVISPDPGAVLAGDTAARLLVVGQVCSIALGGVLVQRFSPAIDRVALTGWSMAVGALVLHAASGVAGEHLVGGPTPTAVGAVLYLGVFSTAVAFLIYFAILEKYGAFEVALVSYLVPVVATVAGVFVLGETIGPGAIAGFSLVALGFALLKRNALVDVVDVVAGIRP; encoded by the coding sequence ATGGCGGCGATCCGTGCAGCCACCGCCAGCGCCTTGGAACTCCCGGCCCAACTCGTCGCCGTGTCACGATCGCTCGACGCCTCGCTCTTTCTGGTGCTGTCGGTTCTGTGGGGGCTGTCGTTTCCCGCGATCAGCGTGGGTCTCGACTCCCTGCCGCCCCTTTTCTTCGCGGGATTGCGCTACGACGTGGCCGCGATCCTCCTGCTCGCCGTCGCCGCGATTCGCATCGACGGGTGGGTTCCGACGCGCCGGGACGACCTCGCGGCGATCGCCGCCGGTGGCTGTTTTCTGGTCGCCGGTAACGGCCTGTTGTTCGTCGCCCAGCAGACCGTGCCGAGCGGCGTCGCCGCTATCTTGCAGTCACTAACTCCAATCGTGACGGCCCTGCTGGCGATCGTACTGCTCGACGAACACCTGACGAGAGTCGGCGTCGTCGGCGTCGCGATCGGGTTCGTCGGCGTCGGGCTGGTCATCTCCCCCGATCCGGGCGCGGTGCTGGCCGGCGACACGGCGGCGCGACTGCTCGTCGTCGGACAGGTGTGCAGCATCGCCCTCGGCGGCGTCCTCGTGCAGCGCTTTTCCCCCGCGATCGACCGCGTCGCCCTGACCGGGTGGTCGATGGCCGTCGGCGCACTCGTCCTCCACGCAGCGAGCGGGGTCGCAGGAGAGCACCTCGTCGGCGGGCCGACCCCGACCGCCGTCGGCGCCGTCCTCTACCTCGGCGTCTTCTCGACCGCGGTCGCCTTCCTGATCTACTTCGCGATCCTCGAGAAGTACGGCGCGTTCGAGGTAGCACTGGTCTCGTACCTCGTCCCGGTCGTCGCGACGGTCGCCGGCGTCTTCGTCCTGGGCGAGACGATCGGCCCCGGCGCAATCGCCGGGTTCTCGCTCGTCGCGCTCGGGTTCGCCCTCCTGAAACGAAACGCGCTGGTCGACGTCGTCGACGTGGTAGCGGGAATCAGACCGTAA
- a CDS encoding DUF1684 domain-containing protein: MDEAVDTWRRELAAKRAEKDDFFADHPQSPIPPDERDGFDGLAYFEPDPAYRVTADVTVHDDPDVAYMDTQTGGEMRYLTVATLSTALPSADPDRDDVPVEIDGYRQEGATDETLFVPFRDKTTGQQTYDGGRYIELAADRSLETGDEIVVDFNLAYTPFCAFSEAFECPKPPETNWLDVAIPAGERTP; the protein is encoded by the coding sequence ATGGACGAAGCCGTCGACACCTGGCGACGCGAACTCGCCGCAAAGCGCGCGGAGAAGGACGATTTCTTCGCCGACCATCCCCAATCGCCGATCCCGCCGGACGAACGCGACGGGTTCGACGGGCTCGCGTACTTCGAGCCGGACCCCGCCTACCGTGTCACGGCCGACGTGACCGTCCACGACGACCCCGACGTGGCCTACATGGACACGCAGACGGGTGGCGAGATGCGCTACCTCACGGTCGCGACGCTGTCGACGGCGCTCCCCTCCGCAGATCCCGATCGGGACGACGTTCCCGTCGAGATCGATGGGTATCGCCAGGAAGGCGCGACCGACGAGACGTTGTTCGTCCCGTTCCGCGACAAGACGACCGGACAGCAGACCTACGACGGCGGGCGGTACATCGAGCTGGCCGCCGACCGGTCGCTCGAGACGGGCGACGAGATCGTCGTCGACTTCAACCTTGCGTACACGCCCTTCTGTGCCTTCTCGGAGGCGTTCGAGTGCCCGAAACCGCCCGAGACCAACTGGCTCGACGTCGCGATCCCGGCCGGCGAGCGGACGCCCTGA